One genomic segment of Mytilus galloprovincialis chromosome 5, xbMytGall1.hap1.1, whole genome shotgun sequence includes these proteins:
- the LOC143076479 gene encoding glutathione hydrolase 1 proenzyme-like, whose protein sequence is MEYKLNHINKNGKMSHISQSRMLIVSTFLICSLIIALGVVLGLKIYKDDNQNKNTICGEAGSEGGESVTTTPTPTPTIRLPTTTGTPQFVSESIEGHYRYAAVASDAGPPCSTIGTDMMARRGGSVVDAAIATLLCQCIHNFHSCGIGGGFFMTVYERSKKAAYTILAREMAPADANETMYVGRSSTEGGLAVGIPGEIRGLWEAHQIGGKLPWKDLLQPTIKLLKEGYTVGIPVAIAMAGQTEVIKRQQGLRDLITNPQTGNFYAAGETIKMPKLARTLEIIADEGVDAFYNGTLTKDIVADIRDAGGIITEEDLAGYTAPTKDPLVIKLNKNETIYSSILPSSGVVYQFILNILDGYKLSTDSVSTKEKEILTWHRIIEAFKFAYAKRTSLGDGDAEDDAFRQELNKLVHNMTSETYAEDIRSQISDSETFGTNYYGPTFYDDVTTGTAHLSVLAPNGDAVSVTSTINLYFGSKVVGSRTGIIFNNEMDDFSTPNTVNSFGVPASPANFIKPGKRPLSSMCPSIVVNSDGMVNIVVGASGGTKITTSTALVTALTQWLGMGIKEAIDNRRLHHQLLPAHIDVEKGFPQYILDGLTRLGHNITLKDSAGCVVQGILQQQEGVVTANSDYRKHGQPDGY, encoded by the exons ATGGAGTACAAATTGAACCACATTAACAAAAACGGCAAAATGAG tcatatATCACAGAGTCGCATGCTCATAGTTTCAACCTTTCTGATCTGCTCTCTGATAATAGCTCTTGGTGTTGTACTGGGACTAAAGATATATAAAGATgacaatcaaaataaaaacactATATGTGGTGAGGCAGGATCTGAGGGTGGTGAATCTGTGACAACAACaccgacgccgacgccgacgatTAGGCTACCTACAACTACCGGAACACCTCAGTTTGTATCCGAATCTATAGAAGGACACTATAGATACGCTGCTGTAGCGTCAGATGCAGGCCCTCCATGTTCAACAATCGGAAC AGACATGATGGCGAGACGTGGTGGCTCTGTTGTAGATGCGGCTATTGCCACCCTTCTCTGTCAATGTATTCACAATTTTCATAGCTGTGGAATAGGAGGTGGTTTCTTTATGACAGTTTACGAAAG GTCTAAAAAAGCAGCATATACTATATTAGCGCGTGAGATGGCTCCCGCCGACGCTAATGAAACAATGTATGTTGGTAGATCATCTACAGAAG GCGGGTTAGCCGTTGGTATACCTGGTGAAATTCGTGGTCTTTGGGAAGCTCATCAGATTGGCGGTAAACTTCCATGGAAAGACTTGCTGCAGCCGACAATCAAACTTTTGAAAGAAGGATATACTGTAGGAATACCAGTTGCTATAGCTATGGCAGGCCAAACTGAAGTTATAAAAAGACAACAGGGATTGAG agaTTTAATAACTAATCCACAAACTGGAAATTTTTATGCTGCTGGGGAAACTATCAAAATGCCAAAGTTAGCCAGAACATTGGAAATAATAGCTGATGAAGGCGTTGATGCTTTTTATAATGGCACCTTAACCAAAGACATTGTGGCGGATATTCGCGATGCTG GTGGAATAATAACTGAAGAGGATCTTGCAGGATACACAGCACCAACGAAAGATCCTTTAGTTATTAAACTGAACAAAAACGAGACTATTTACTCATCAATACTACCATCTAGTGGTGTAGTGTACCagtttatattaaatatattagacg GGTATAAACTAAGTACAGATAGTGTGTCTacgaaagaaaaagaaatattaacatgGCATAGAATTATCGAAGCATTCAAGTTTGCTTATGCTAAACGAACGAGCCTTGGTGATGGAGACGCTGAAGATGATGCTTTTAGACAGGAGTTGAATAAA CTTGTGCACAATATGACGTCAGAGACCTATGCTGAAGATATACGTTCACAGATCTCTGATAGTGAGACGTTTGGAACAAATTATTATGGTCCGACATTCTACGACGACGTAACAACGGGGACGGCACATCTGTCGGTATTGGCACCAAACGGAGATGCTGTATCTGTGACAAGTACTATCAATCTTTA TTTTGGGTCTAAAGTAGTTGGAAGTCGTACAGGTATTATATTCAACAATGAGATGGATGATTTCTCCACACCTAACACAGTTAATTCTTTCGGTGTACCTGCGTCTCCGGCAAATTTTATAAAGCCTGGAAAACGTCCATTGTCCTCAATGTGTCCAAGTATAGTTGTTAATTCAGATGGAATGGTTAACATAGTAGTTGGAGCTTCAGGTGGTACAAAGATTACAACATCTACTGCTTTG GTGACAGCTTTAACACAATGGTTAGGCATGGGTATTAAAGAAGCTATTGATAACAGAAGATTACACCATCAATTACTTCCAGCACATATAGACGTAGAAAAAGGATTTCCGCAG TACATTTTGGATGGATTGACTAGACTGGGGCATAATATCACATTGAAAGACAGTGCTGGATGTGTTGTTCAAGGCATTCTTCAACAACAAGAAGGAGTAGTAACAGCTAACTCTGACTACAGGAAACATGGCCAACCTGATGGATATTAA